In one Drosophila pseudoobscura strain MV-25-SWS-2005 chromosome X, UCI_Dpse_MV25, whole genome shotgun sequence genomic region, the following are encoded:
- the Hem gene encoding membrane-associated protein Hem — MARPIFPNQQKIAEKLIILNDRGLGILTRIYNIKKACGDTKSKPGFLSEKSLESSIKFIVKRFPNIDVKGLNAIVNIKAEIIKSLSLYYHTFVDLLDFKDNVCELLTTMDACQIHLDITLNFELTKNYLDLVVTYVSLMIVLSRVEDRKAVLGLYNAAFELQNNQADTGFPRLGQMILDYEVPLKKLSEEFIPHQRLLTNALRSLTSIYALRNLPADKWREMQKLSLVGNPAILLKAVRTDTMSCEYISLEAMDRWIIFGLLLNHQMLGQYPEVNKIWVSALESSWVVALFRDEVLQIHQYIQSTFDGIKGYSKRIAEVKEAYNTAVQKAALMHRERRKFLRTALKELALIMTDQPGLLGPKAIFIFIGLCLARDEILWLLRHNDNPPLLKHKGKSNEDLVDRQLPELLFHMEELRALVRKYSQVMQRYYVQYLSGFDATDLNIRMQSLQMCPEDESIIFSSLYNTAAGLTVKQVEDNELFYFRPFRLDWFRLQTYMSVGKAALRITEHAELARLLDSMVFHTRVVDNLDEILVETSDLSIFCFYNKMFDDQFHMCLEFPAQNRYIIAFPLICSHFQNCTHEMCPEERHHIRERSLSVVNIFLEEMAKEAKNIITTICDEQCTMADALLPKHCAKILSVQSARKKKDKSKSKHFDDIRKPGDESYRKTREDLTTMDKLHMALTELCYAINYCPTVNVWEFAFAPREYLCQNLEHRFSRDLVGMVMFNQETMEIAKPSELLASVRAYMNVLQTVENYVHIDITRVFNNCLLQQTQALDSHGEKTIAALYNTWYSEVLLRRVSAGNIVFSINQKAFVPISPEGWVPFNPQEFSDLNELRALAELVGPYGIKTLNETLMWHIANQVQELKSLVGTNKEVLITLRTSFDKPEVMKEQCKRLQDVDRVLQRMTIIGVIICFRNLVHEALVDVLDKRIPFLLSSVKDFQEHLPGGDQIRVASEMASAAGLLCKVDPTLATTLKSKKPEFDEGEHLTACLLMVFVAVSIPKLARNENSFYRATIDGHSNNTHCMAAAINNIFGALFTICGQNDMEDRMKEFLALASSSLLRLGQESDKEATRNRESIYLLLDEIVKQSPFLTMDLLESCFPYVLIRNAYHGVYKQEQILGL; from the exons ATGGCACGCCCAATTTTTCCGAATCAGCAAAAGATAGCTGAGAAGCTGATTATCTTGAATGATCGCGGCCTGGGCATACTGACGCGAATATACAATATCAAAAAGGCCTGTGGCGACACCAAATCCAAGCCGGGCTTCCTCTCCGAGAAGTCCCTGGAGTCGAGCATCAAATTTATTGTGAAGCGATTCCCCAACATCGATGTGAAGGGCTTGAACGCCATCGTCAATATCAAGGCGGAGATAATTAAATCGCTCTCCCTGTATTACCATACCTTTGTGGATTTGTTAGACTTCAAGGACAATGTCTGCGAGCTGCTCACCACGATGGATGCCTGTCAGATCCACTTGGACATAACGCTGAACTTTGAGTTGACCAAAAATTACTTGGATTTGGTGGTGACATACGTCTCTTTGATGATTGTATTGTCCAGAGTCGAGGATCGCAAGGCTGTGTTGGGTCTGTACAACGCTGCCTTTGAGCTCCAGAACAATCAAGCGGACACTGGCTTTCCCCGCCTGGGCCAGATGATCCTGGACTACGAGGTTCCCCTCAAGAAGCTATCTGAGGAGTTTATTCCCCACCAGCGACTGCTGACGAATGCCCTACGCTCGCTCACATCCATCTACGCTCTGCGGAACCTGCCGGCGGACAAGTGGCGGGAGATGCAAAAGTTAAGCTTGGTGGGTAATCCTGCTATACTCCTGAAGGCCGTACGAACGGATACCATGTCCTGCGAGTACATCTCGCTGGAGGCCATGGACCGCTGGATTATTTTCGGTCTCCTTCTGAACCACCAAATGCTGGGCCAGTACCCAGAAGTCAACAAGATCTGGGTGTCTGCCCTGGAGTCCAGCTGGGTGGTGGCCCTCTTCCGCGACGAGGTCTTGCAGATACACCAGTACATACAGTCCACCTTTGACGGCATCAAGGGTTACAGCAAGAGGATAGCCGAGGTCAAGGAGGCGTACAACACAGCAGTTCAAAAGGCAGCCCTCATGCACCGAGAGCGCCGCAAGTTCCTGCGCACGGCCTTAAAGGAGCTGGCTCTGATTATGACAGATCAGCCGGGACTGCTCGGTCCCAAGGCAATCTTCATCTTCATTGGACTCTGCCTGGCGCGCGACGAGATTCTTTGGCTACTGCGTCACAACGACAATCCTCCGTTACTAAAACACAAAG GCAAAAGCAACGAGGATCTGGTGGATCGCCAACTGCCGGAGCTGCTCTTCCACATGGAGGAGCTGCGCGCCTTGGTGCGCAAGTACAGCCAGGTGATGCAGCGGTACTATGTGCAATATTTGTCCGGCTTCGATGCCACGGACCTGAACATACGCATGCAGAGCCTGCAGATGTGTCCGGAAGATGAGAGCATCATATTCAGCTCTCTGTACAACACGGCTGCCGGATTGACTGTGAAGCAAGTGGAGGACAACGAGCTGTTCTACTTCCGACCCTTCCGTCTTGACTGGTTCCGTCTGCAGACGTACATGAGCGTGGGCAAGGCTGCCCTGCGGATAACGGAGCACGCGGAACTGGCTCGTCTGCTGGACTCCATGGTGTTCCACACGCGGGTCGTGGACAATCTGGACGAGATACTGGTGGAGACCTCTGATCTGAGCATCTTTTGCTTCTACAACAAAATGTTTGACGACCAGTTTCACATGTGCTTGGAGTTCCCTGCTCAGAACCGCTACATCATAGCCTTCCCCCTCATCTGCAGTCACTTCCAGAACTGCACGCACGAAATGTGTCCGGAGGAGCGTCACCACATTCGGGAGAGATCGCTGAGTGTGGTCAACATCTTCCTGGAGGAGATGGCCAAGGAGGCGAAGAACATTATTACCACCATCTGCGATGAGCAGTGCACCATGGCAGATGCGCTGTTGCCCAAGCACTGCGCCAAGATCCTGTCCGTGCAGTCCGCCCGCAAGAAGAAAgacaagtccaagtccaagcaCTTTGACGACATACGCAAGCCAGGGGACGAGTCGTACCGAAAGACGCGCGAGGATCTGACCACCATGGACAAGCTGCACATGGCCCTAACGGAGCTCTGCTATGCCATCAACTACTGTCCCACCGTCAATGTGTGGGAGTTCGCTTTCGCCCCTCGCGAATATCTCTGCCAAAACCTGGAACACCGCTTTTCGCGAGACCTCGTGGGCATGGTGATGTTCAACCAAGAGACCATGGAAATAGCCAAGCCCTCGGAGCTGCTGGCCAGCGTGCGAGCCTATATGAATGTGCTGCAGACCGTGGAGAACTATGTCCACATTGACATAACGCGGGTGTTCAACAACTGCCTGCTGCAGCAGACGCAGGCCTTGGACTCGCATGGCGAGAAAACCATTGCCGCCCTGTACAACACCTGGTACAGCGAGGTTCTACTGAGACGCGTCTCTGCCGGCAACATTGTGTTCTCCATCAACCAGAAGGCATTCGTGCCCATTTCCCCCGAGGGCTGGGTGCCTTTTAATCCGCAAGAGTTCTCCGATCTCAACGAACTACGCGCTCTGGCAGAGCTCGTCGGTCCCTATGGCATCAAAACGTTGAACGAGACCCTAATGTGGCACATAGCCAACCAGGTGCAGGAGCTCAAGTCGCTCGTTGGCACCAACAAGGAGGTGCTGATCACTCTGCGGACCAGCTTTGACAAGCCGGAGGTGATGAAGGAGCAGTGCAAGCGGCTCCAGGACGTAGACCGTGTGCTGCAGCGCATGACCATCATTGGAGTGATCATCTGCTTCCGCAATCTGGTGCATGAGGCTCTCGTGGATGTGCTAGATAAACGCATTCCCTTCCTGCTTAGTTCGGTAAAGGACTTTCAGGAGCATTTACCTGGCGGAGACCAGATACGCGTCGCCTCTGAGATGGCGTCGGCAGCTGGCCTGCTCTGCAAGGTGGACCCCACACTGGCCACCACGCTCAAATCCAAGAAGCCGGAGTTTGACGAAGGCGAGCATCTCACGGCCTGCCTGCTGATGGTGTTCGTGGCCGTCTCCATCCCGAAGCTGGCGCGCAACGAGAACTCTTTCTACAGGGCCACCATTGACGGGCACTCGAACAACACGCACTGCATGGCGGCGGCCATCAACAACATCTTTGGCGCTCTGTTCACCATTTGCGGGCAGAACGACATGGAGGACCGCATGAAGGAATTCTTGGCGCTGGCCAGCTCATCGCTGCTCCGCCTGGGGCAGGAGTCCGACAAGGAGGCTACCCGCAACCGTGAGTCCATCTACTTGCTGCTCGATGAGATTGTCAAGCAGTCGCCGTTCCTCACCATGGATCTGCTGGAGTCCTGCTTCCCCTACGTCCTTATCCGCAACGCCTACCATGGCGTCTACAAGCAGGAACAGATACTGGGTCTCTGA